The following proteins are co-located in the Halostella salina genome:
- a CDS encoding archaea-specific SMC-related protein: protein MDSASIDIENIGGIESIEAEIPPGVTVLAGPNASNKTSFLQAIMAGLGSDHVPLKGDADEGRVALDIGGETYERTFTRAGSDIVAEGDRFLDDPELADLFAFLLSSNEARRAVETGVDLRELIMRPVDTDAIQSEIERVRGEKADLDEELDRIQSLKRRLPDLEERKQSLEADIESKRSELEAVERELDEVDTSVEDRREEQDELETKLSELSDVRSELDDVRYDIETKRESLESLRSERRELAEREDELDAVPDAELDTIEDRIDDLRREQQTLNSEISELQNTIRFNEKMVDDARQGKHPAIDTVTDGGEAAALTDQLVESDQQTVCWTCGSEVQVDRIEDTLDSLRDLRAEKIDAKDEVEAELDEYTDRKREYERRQQNREEIRTRLARTETEIEATEDDLAELTDRKETLTEEIEALEREVETLETDTYEDVLDHHREANELEYELGKLETERDEVAAEIEEIEDEIGREDEIERRRAELEEELVDLRTRIDRIESEAVEEFNDHIDQVLSILDYENIERIWIEIVEREVRNGRRKTTENGFELHVVRSSESGVAYEDTVDHLSESEREVTGLVFALAGYLVHDMYESVPFMIMDALEPIDSDRIAALVDYFSSHVDYFVVALLQEDAQALDDEYHRVPEVGA from the coding sequence ATGGACTCAGCCAGCATCGATATCGAGAACATCGGCGGGATCGAGTCTATCGAGGCGGAGATCCCGCCCGGCGTGACGGTCCTCGCCGGACCGAACGCGTCGAACAAGACGTCGTTTCTGCAGGCGATCATGGCGGGACTCGGAAGCGACCACGTACCCCTGAAAGGCGACGCCGACGAGGGTCGCGTGGCGCTGGACATCGGCGGCGAAACCTACGAGCGGACGTTCACACGCGCCGGATCGGACATCGTGGCGGAGGGCGACCGGTTCCTCGACGACCCGGAACTGGCCGACCTGTTCGCGTTCCTCCTGAGTTCGAACGAGGCGCGCCGGGCGGTCGAAACCGGCGTCGACCTGCGCGAACTCATCATGCGCCCGGTCGACACCGACGCCATCCAGTCGGAGATAGAGCGCGTCCGGGGGGAGAAAGCCGATCTGGACGAGGAACTCGACCGCATCCAGTCGCTCAAGCGACGGCTTCCCGACCTCGAAGAGCGAAAGCAGTCCCTCGAAGCCGACATCGAATCAAAGCGCTCCGAGCTAGAAGCGGTCGAGCGCGAACTGGACGAGGTCGACACCTCCGTGGAGGACCGTCGCGAGGAGCAGGACGAACTCGAAACGAAGCTGTCGGAGCTGAGCGACGTCCGGTCGGAACTCGACGACGTCCGCTACGACATCGAGACCAAGCGGGAGAGCCTCGAATCGCTCCGGAGCGAACGCCGCGAACTCGCCGAACGCGAGGACGAACTCGACGCCGTCCCGGACGCCGAACTCGACACGATCGAGGACCGGATCGACGACCTCCGACGGGAGCAACAGACGCTGAACAGCGAGATCAGCGAACTACAGAACACGATCCGGTTCAACGAGAAGATGGTCGACGACGCCCGTCAGGGGAAACACCCGGCCATCGATACGGTGACCGACGGCGGCGAAGCGGCCGCGCTCACCGACCAGCTCGTCGAGAGCGACCAGCAAACCGTCTGCTGGACCTGTGGCTCGGAGGTGCAGGTCGACCGGATCGAGGACACCCTCGACAGCCTCCGGGACCTCCGGGCGGAGAAGATCGACGCCAAGGACGAGGTCGAGGCCGAACTCGACGAGTACACGGACCGCAAACGGGAGTACGAGCGCCGGCAACAGAACCGCGAGGAGATCCGGACCCGGCTCGCGCGGACCGAGACCGAGATCGAGGCGACGGAGGACGACCTGGCGGAACTGACCGACCGGAAGGAGACGCTCACCGAGGAGATCGAGGCGCTCGAACGCGAGGTCGAGACGCTCGAAACCGACACGTACGAGGACGTCCTCGACCACCACCGGGAGGCCAACGAACTGGAGTACGAACTCGGGAAGTTAGAGACCGAGCGCGACGAGGTCGCCGCGGAGATCGAGGAGATCGAAGACGAGATCGGACGCGAGGACGAGATCGAGCGCCGTCGGGCGGAACTGGAGGAGGAACTGGTCGACCTCCGGACGCGGATCGACCGCATCGAGTCCGAGGCCGTCGAGGAGTTCAACGACCACATCGACCAGGTGCTCTCCATCCTCGACTACGAGAACATCGAACGCATCTGGATCGAAATCGTCGAGCGCGAGGTCCGGAATGGCCGCCGGAAGACGACCGAGAACGGCTTCGAACTCCACGTCGTCCGGAGCAGCGAGAGCGGCGTCGCCTACGAGGACACCGTCGACCACCTGAGCGAGAGCGAGCGCGAGGTGACCGGCCTCGTGTTCGCGCTGGCGGGCTACCTCGTCCACGACATGTACGAGTCGGTGCCGTTCATGATCATGGACGCGCTGGAGCCGATCGACTCGGACCGGATCGCGGCGCTCGTCGACTACTTCTCCTCGCACGTCGACTACTTCGTGGTCGCGCTGCTTCAGGAGGACGCACAGGCGCTCGACGACGAGTACCACCGGGTGCCCGAGGTCGGGGCGTAG
- a CDS encoding creatininase family protein: MYLADEAWPDLESYFEAESLALVPLGSTEQHGPHLPEGTDHLIAEAYAREVADRTGYLCTPTITVGVSPHHRQFHGTMWADAPAFRDYVESIARNLTYHGIDRIVFVNAHGGNVEHLREVGRRLRDDGTAYAVEWMWDESIPDLVDEAFARNGPHGGPKETAMIQHLHPELVHDDRLADARDGGIPSVEDADTVKHGARTFYDAIDNTANGVLGDQTDATAEKGARLFDAASEQLVALCEWLADQRFEDLLPRDHV, encoded by the coding sequence ATGTATCTCGCCGACGAGGCCTGGCCGGACCTTGAATCGTACTTCGAGGCGGAGTCGCTCGCGCTGGTGCCGCTCGGTTCGACCGAGCAGCACGGTCCGCACCTCCCGGAGGGAACCGACCACCTGATCGCGGAAGCGTACGCCCGGGAGGTGGCCGACCGGACCGGCTATCTCTGTACGCCCACGATCACCGTCGGCGTTAGCCCGCACCACCGGCAGTTCCACGGCACGATGTGGGCCGACGCGCCGGCGTTCCGCGACTACGTCGAGTCGATCGCACGGAACCTCACGTACCACGGCATCGACCGCATCGTGTTCGTCAACGCCCACGGCGGCAACGTCGAACACCTCCGCGAGGTCGGCCGCCGACTCCGCGACGACGGGACCGCCTACGCCGTCGAGTGGATGTGGGACGAGAGCATCCCCGACCTCGTCGACGAGGCGTTCGCGCGGAACGGCCCCCACGGCGGCCCGAAGGAGACGGCGATGATCCAGCATCTCCACCCCGAACTGGTCCACGACGACCGACTCGCCGACGCGCGCGACGGTGGGATCCCGAGCGTAGAGGACGCGGACACGGTCAAACACGGCGCGCGAACGTTCTACGACGCCATCGACAACACGGCCAACGGCGTCCTCGGCGACCAGACCGACGCGACCGCCGAGAAGGGCGCGCGACTGTTCGACGCCGCGTCGGAACAACTCGTCGCGCTCTGCGAGTGGCTGGCCGACCAGCGGTTCGAGGACCTGCTCCCCCGCGACCACGTCTGA
- the arcD gene encoding arginine/ornithine antiporter ArcD: protein MDSANDGTRFTFDAERRPPLRQAIVPVLGVVVFLGVGSGVLKLAPHGPLLWSAVLTGLVGRYWMGLTWDDLYDGIAHSLLMGMEAILILFVIYALIATWISAGTIPGLMYYGLAALGPEIFLPVTALLAAVVAFSIGSSWTTAGTLGVAFIGIGSGLGVPAPMTAGAILTGAYAGDKQSPLSDTTNLAAAVTDTDLYDHIRAMRNGTAVALGLSVVLYAVLGLTATGEIPAGRVGTIQTALAGTYDLSVLVFLPLIVTFGLALYGYPALPTLVAGVFAGVGTTVAVQGRPFTAAWETFLSGTGPETGVELVNGLLTSGGLEGSAWTIAVVVAALSLGGLLEATGVIATLAARLAGAVRGRASLVAGTGASAFAVNLFSAQQYMSIVVPGMTLRELYDEYGLDSASLSKAIESVGTPTGALIPWHAGGVYMAGVFGVATLEYAPYYFFAYLSPLVLFVSAAAGRGFVLQEGVADDPEPATADD, encoded by the coding sequence ATGGACTCAGCGAACGACGGAACGCGGTTCACCTTCGACGCGGAGCGGCGGCCGCCGTTGCGGCAAGCGATCGTCCCGGTGCTCGGTGTCGTCGTCTTTCTGGGTGTCGGGTCGGGCGTGCTGAAACTGGCACCGCACGGGCCGCTGCTGTGGAGCGCCGTGCTGACCGGGCTGGTCGGCCGCTACTGGATGGGCCTGACGTGGGACGACCTGTACGACGGGATCGCCCACAGCCTCCTGATGGGCATGGAGGCGATACTGATCCTCTTCGTCATCTACGCGCTCATCGCGACGTGGATCAGCGCGGGGACGATCCCGGGACTGATGTACTACGGCCTCGCCGCGCTCGGCCCGGAGATATTCCTGCCCGTGACCGCGCTGCTGGCGGCCGTCGTCGCGTTCTCGATCGGCTCGTCGTGGACGACCGCGGGCACGCTCGGTGTGGCGTTCATCGGGATCGGCTCGGGGCTCGGTGTCCCGGCACCGATGACCGCCGGTGCGATCCTCACCGGGGCCTACGCCGGCGACAAGCAGTCGCCGCTCTCGGACACGACGAACCTCGCCGCCGCGGTGACCGACACGGACCTGTACGACCACATCCGGGCGATGCGCAACGGCACGGCGGTCGCGCTCGGGCTCTCGGTCGTCCTGTACGCCGTCCTCGGGCTGACGGCCACCGGGGAGATCCCCGCCGGCAGGGTCGGGACCATCCAGACCGCGCTCGCGGGGACGTACGACCTCTCCGTGCTCGTCTTCCTCCCGCTGATCGTCACGTTCGGGCTGGCGCTCTACGGGTATCCGGCGCTGCCGACGCTGGTCGCCGGCGTGTTCGCCGGCGTCGGGACGACGGTCGCGGTGCAGGGGCGACCGTTCACCGCCGCCTGGGAGACGTTCCTGAGCGGGACGGGGCCCGAAACCGGCGTCGAACTCGTCAACGGCCTGCTGACCAGCGGGGGGCTGGAGGGGTCCGCGTGGACCATCGCCGTCGTCGTGGCGGCGCTCTCCCTCGGCGGCCTCCTCGAAGCGACCGGCGTCATCGCCACGCTCGCGGCGCGTCTCGCCGGGGCCGTCCGCGGCCGGGCGTCGCTCGTCGCCGGGACGGGGGCCTCCGCGTTCGCCGTGAACCTGTTCTCGGCCCAGCAGTACATGAGCATCGTCGTCCCGGGGATGACGCTCCGGGAACTGTACGACGAGTACGGCCTCGATTCGGCCTCGCTGTCGAAGGCGATAGAGTCCGTCGGCACCCCGACGGGCGCGCTGATCCCCTGGCACGCGGGCGGCGTGTACATGGCCGGCGTCTTCGGCGTTGCCACGCTTGAGTACGCGCCGTACTACTTCTTCGCGTACCTCTCGCCGCTGGTGCTGTTCGTGTCCGCGGCCGCCGGACGCGGCTTCGTCCTGCAGGAGGGCGTCGCCGACGACCCCGAGCCAGCGACCGCGGACGACTGA
- a CDS encoding iron-containing alcohol dehydrogenase family protein produces the protein MTELRPDGTDRFEYDSPVLRFDRGVVDSLAPELDRQGIDSVLVVCGETVGNTPEVIDPVLDGLGDRLGSVFAETTPEKRLRTAVDGAVAMREADADAVLSLGGGSSLDTAKAVAVLAASDRSPADAGGEFAERGTLSIPDGVPPIVAVPTTLAGADLSQVAGLTAAPAGGLVDEPVSGGIGDAQLMPAAAFYDPDLFATTPWGVLAGSAMNGFDKGIETLYARTAAPVTDATATRGLSLLRDGLPALAEDHDDGEALERVVEGTLLVQYGISRPDGTTLSLIHAFGHGLTAHSTVQQGAAHAIVAPHVLRYLFERVDGRRRLLAEALGADAEGRSDDALADAVVEEVVAVRDALDLPSQLRTIEDLSRESFPAVADAVVTDSFVDNGPANLDPTREDVEAVLDDAW, from the coding sequence ATGACCGAGCTTCGCCCGGACGGGACCGACCGTTTCGAATACGACTCGCCGGTGCTCCGGTTCGACCGCGGCGTCGTGGACTCGCTCGCCCCCGAACTCGACCGGCAGGGGATCGACAGCGTGCTCGTCGTCTGCGGGGAGACGGTCGGGAACACGCCCGAGGTCATCGACCCGGTGCTCGACGGACTCGGGGACCGCCTCGGGAGCGTCTTCGCCGAGACGACGCCGGAAAAGCGCCTGCGAACCGCGGTCGACGGCGCGGTCGCGATGCGGGAGGCGGACGCGGACGCCGTCCTGAGCCTCGGCGGCGGGAGCAGCCTCGACACGGCGAAGGCCGTCGCGGTGCTCGCGGCGTCGGACCGGTCGCCCGCCGACGCGGGCGGGGAGTTCGCCGAGCGTGGGACGCTCTCGATACCGGACGGCGTCCCGCCGATCGTCGCGGTGCCGACGACGCTCGCCGGCGCGGACCTCTCGCAGGTCGCCGGACTCACGGCCGCGCCCGCCGGTGGCCTGGTCGACGAGCCGGTGAGCGGCGGCATCGGCGACGCGCAACTGATGCCCGCCGCGGCGTTCTACGACCCGGACCTGTTCGCGACGACGCCGTGGGGGGTGCTCGCCGGGTCGGCGATGAACGGCTTCGACAAGGGGATCGAGACGCTGTACGCCCGAACTGCCGCGCCGGTCACCGACGCGACGGCCACCCGAGGGCTCTCGCTCCTGCGGGACGGGCTTCCGGCGCTCGCCGAGGACCACGACGACGGCGAGGCGCTGGAGCGCGTGGTGGAGGGGACCCTGCTCGTCCAGTACGGCATCTCGCGGCCCGACGGGACCACGCTGTCGCTGATCCACGCCTTCGGCCACGGGCTGACGGCGCACTCGACCGTCCAGCAGGGCGCGGCCCACGCCATCGTCGCGCCCCACGTCCTTCGCTACCTGTTCGAGCGCGTCGACGGTCGCCGCCGGCTGCTCGCCGAGGCGCTCGGCGCGGACGCCGAGGGCCGTTCCGACGACGCCCTCGCCGATGCCGTCGTCGAGGAAGTAGTCGCAGTCCGCGACGCGCTGGACCTCCCGTCCCAGCTCCGGACGATCGAGGACCTGTCCCGTGAGTCGTTCCCCGCCGTCGCGGACGCGGTCGTCACCGACAGTTTCGTCGACAACGGGCCGGCGAACCTCGACCCCACGCGGGAGGACGTCGAGGCAGTCCTCGACGACGCCTGGTGA
- a CDS encoding universal stress protein has product MYDTILIPTDGSDHAAATAGHAQALARRFNATVHVISAVDLVTAGGMFNAGGVDSEFVDRLEADAAETVESVEALVTGETAVETAVVRGSPAEAILDYADDHDADLIAMGTHGRTGVDRYVAGSVTERVVRLADVPVLTAKPVEDDGGEGQYDDILVPTDGSDHAAAAAEHAVGIAQAMDARVHALNVVDFSRVAASPNLRPPAELTERLEAEGEKATEAVAERAREAGVDAVTAVVEGSPSRDVLAYAEDHGIDLIAMGTAGRTGLKRVLLGSTAERTLRHAEVPVLTVTHGDE; this is encoded by the coding sequence ATGTACGACACGATTCTGATTCCGACGGACGGCAGCGACCACGCGGCAGCTACGGCCGGGCACGCACAGGCGCTCGCGCGGCGGTTCAACGCGACGGTACACGTGATCAGCGCGGTCGACCTGGTGACTGCCGGCGGGATGTTCAACGCGGGCGGCGTCGACAGCGAGTTCGTCGACCGGCTCGAAGCGGACGCGGCGGAAACCGTCGAGTCCGTCGAGGCGCTCGTCACGGGGGAGACGGCGGTCGAGACAGCAGTCGTCAGGGGGTCGCCGGCCGAGGCGATACTCGACTACGCCGACGACCACGACGCGGACCTGATCGCCATGGGGACCCACGGCCGGACCGGCGTGGACCGGTACGTCGCCGGCAGCGTCACGGAGCGCGTCGTCCGGCTCGCGGACGTGCCGGTCCTGACGGCGAAGCCGGTCGAAGATGACGGGGGCGAGGGGCAGTACGACGATATCCTCGTCCCGACCGACGGCAGCGACCACGCGGCCGCCGCGGCCGAGCACGCCGTCGGGATCGCGCAGGCCATGGACGCCCGCGTTCACGCGCTGAACGTCGTCGACTTCTCCAGGGTCGCAGCCAGCCCGAACCTGCGGCCGCCCGCCGAACTCACCGAGCGCCTCGAAGCGGAGGGGGAGAAGGCGACGGAGGCGGTCGCGGAGCGAGCACGGGAAGCTGGTGTCGACGCCGTCACCGCCGTCGTTGAGGGGTCCCCCTCCCGGGACGTGCTGGCGTACGCCGAGGACCACGGGATCGACCTGATCGCCATGGGAACTGCCGGCCGGACCGGGCTGAAACGGGTCCTCCTCGGGAGCACGGCCGAGCGAACCCTCCGACACGCGGAAGTCCCGGTGCTGACAGTCACCCATGGCGACGAGTGA
- a CDS encoding helix-turn-helix domain-containing protein, whose protein sequence is MIGDTANANETAMGVGPLEVQLAVEVDSASVCPLRERDADEIRQSLSRSAVDETCQVVVEGDGDADYERTTVGETCPCSVLADHDCIPEIESVEDGRLLYSVVVPSREELRAVVSDLRGVGASVSLERIRADSADDGSSVDGVALTAKQREVLTLAIEAGYYEQPRNASLSDLAGELGVTPSAVSQRLNAIERKLVRTRARGINSQ, encoded by the coding sequence ATGATCGGGGACACCGCGAACGCGAACGAGACGGCGATGGGGGTGGGGCCACTGGAGGTACAGCTCGCCGTCGAGGTCGACTCCGCCTCGGTCTGTCCGCTCCGGGAGCGCGACGCGGACGAGATCAGACAGTCGCTGAGCCGGTCGGCCGTGGACGAGACGTGTCAGGTCGTCGTCGAAGGCGACGGGGACGCGGACTACGAGCGCACCACGGTCGGCGAGACCTGTCCGTGCTCGGTGCTGGCGGACCACGACTGTATCCCGGAGATCGAATCCGTCGAGGACGGTCGTCTGCTGTACTCGGTCGTCGTCCCGAGCCGCGAGGAGCTTCGGGCCGTCGTTAGCGACCTCCGGGGCGTCGGCGCGTCGGTGTCGCTGGAACGCATCCGGGCCGACAGCGCCGACGACGGGTCGTCGGTCGACGGCGTCGCGCTGACGGCAAAACAGCGCGAAGTGCTCACGCTGGCCATCGAGGCGGGCTACTACGAGCAGCCGCGGAACGCCTCGCTGTCGGACCTCGCCGGGGAACTCGGTGTGACGCCCTCGGCCGTGTCACAGCGGCTGAACGCGATCGAACGAAAGCTCGTCCGTACCCGTGCCCGTGGCATCAACTCGCAGTGA
- a CDS encoding DoxX family protein, whose amino-acid sequence MSYQAANPLSDEFEFELSGPLAGYWLAFLRVVTGWWFFHAGITKLIEDGLAYSYGPAYLQGMEGTALGPIPVWMGNNLAWFIEPMVPLGETLIGLGLLFGVLVRLASFFGAFFMVLFWIGNAGFGNGLVNGDFMGLLLFVTMAVLATGRYYGLDAVIERTEFVKQRPRLRYLLG is encoded by the coding sequence ATGTCATATCAGGCGGCCAATCCGCTGTCGGACGAGTTCGAGTTCGAACTGTCGGGGCCGCTCGCGGGGTACTGGCTGGCGTTCCTGCGGGTCGTCACCGGCTGGTGGTTCTTCCACGCGGGGATCACGAAACTGATCGAGGACGGCCTGGCGTACAGCTACGGGCCGGCGTACCTGCAGGGAATGGAGGGCACGGCGCTCGGTCCCATCCCGGTGTGGATGGGGAACAACCTCGCCTGGTTCATCGAGCCGATGGTGCCGCTGGGCGAGACGCTGATCGGACTCGGGCTGCTGTTCGGGGTTCTGGTCCGGCTGGCGTCCTTCTTCGGGGCGTTCTTCATGGTCCTGTTCTGGATCGGCAACGCCGGCTTCGGCAACGGGCTGGTGAACGGCGACTTCATGGGCCTGCTGCTGTTCGTGACGATGGCGGTTCTGGCGACCGGCCGCTACTACGGCCTGGACGCGGTCATCGAACGCACGGAGTTCGTCAAGCAACGCCCCAGACTGCGGTACCTGCTCGGCTAA
- a CDS encoding P-loop NTPase — MTIRESTVLERLDAVEDPALGGSIVDLGLIRGVRVDPATVHVTAALRAPYAPDERLIQHRIRTELADLGREVRIYAEGAGDPGVLQHANAVAVTAGDRGVGKTTVAVNAATELAGRGARVGVLDADGNGPSAAELVGLPDDRRRDAAERFVPAETDGLKLLCADWFRTDGRPTAGRPPEDGLLTALVCDVEWRPLDYLFVSLPPGGEAGSGVGEVGMAGAVLATTTMPDEGNAAIRTVSTLAEHDIPVLGIAETVRSFQRASGGRSTDGAGGEALATAVDRRPLGPLPVDRRLRHGSDGEGDDDRTRAAYAAFVDAVTNEVGKRQRRAVRRTGEADAASPPDGRPRVTNVGDWTTGESGRGPRSGSTGVQ, encoded by the coding sequence ATGACGATACGCGAATCCACGGTGCTCGAACGCCTCGACGCGGTCGAAGACCCGGCACTCGGGGGATCCATCGTCGACCTCGGGCTGATACGCGGAGTCCGGGTCGACCCGGCGACCGTGCACGTCACGGCGGCGTTGCGCGCCCCGTACGCCCCCGACGAGCGACTGATCCAGCACCGCATCCGAACCGAGCTGGCCGACCTTGGGCGGGAGGTCCGGATCTACGCCGAAGGTGCGGGCGACCCCGGCGTGCTCCAGCACGCCAACGCCGTCGCTGTGACCGCCGGGGACCGTGGCGTCGGGAAAACGACAGTGGCCGTCAACGCCGCGACGGAGCTCGCGGGTCGCGGCGCTCGCGTCGGCGTCCTCGACGCGGACGGGAACGGACCGAGCGCGGCGGAGCTGGTCGGGCTTCCGGACGACCGACGGCGCGACGCCGCCGAGCGGTTCGTCCCGGCCGAGACGGACGGACTGAAACTGCTGTGTGCGGACTGGTTCCGCACCGACGGTCGGCCGACAGCGGGGCGACCCCCCGAGGACGGGCTGCTGACGGCGCTCGTCTGCGACGTGGAGTGGCGGCCACTCGACTACCTGTTCGTCAGCCTCCCGCCGGGCGGCGAAGCCGGGTCGGGAGTCGGGGAGGTCGGTATGGCCGGGGCGGTCCTGGCGACTACGACGATGCCCGACGAGGGAAACGCCGCGATCCGCACCGTCTCAACGCTCGCTGAACACGATATACCGGTCCTGGGCATCGCGGAGACGGTGCGGTCGTTCCAGCGGGCGAGCGGTGGTCGGTCGACCGACGGGGCCGGCGGTGAAGCGCTTGCGACGGCGGTCGACCGGCGGCCCCTCGGCCCGCTCCCCGTCGACCGGCGGCTGCGGCATGGTTCGGACGGCGAAGGCGACGACGACCGGACGCGGGCGGCGTATGCCGCGTTCGTCGACGCGGTCACGAACGAGGTTGGGAAGCGGCAGCGACGCGCGGTCCGGCGGACTGGCGAGGCGGACGCGGCGTCACCGCCCGACGGACGGCCTCGGGTGACGAACGTCGGGGACTGGACGACCGGAGAGTCGGGCCGCGGCCCCCGGTCGGGGTCGACCGGCGTCCAGTGA
- a CDS encoding universal stress protein has translation MQTGIAMYDHILVPTDGSEGSRRAIEHAVAVADEVDATVHALFVVDATEYRALGGAALETIETSGREGLAAVEKAAERADVEVETEVRRGEVDSEILAAVTDTDADAIVMGTHGRTGLDRVLLGSVTERVVREATVPVITVRMVDETPAVDTPGAAIERAEAALADAGHAPVEPLEEPYRGTSAWIVPFRAEGGEFRVHIDATTGNTRIARTDD, from the coding sequence ATGCAAACGGGGATCGCCATGTACGACCACATCCTGGTCCCGACGGACGGTAGCGAGGGAAGCCGGCGGGCGATCGAACACGCCGTCGCGGTCGCCGACGAGGTCGACGCGACGGTCCACGCTCTGTTCGTCGTGGACGCGACGGAGTACCGCGCGCTGGGCGGAGCGGCGCTCGAAACGATCGAGACGAGCGGTCGGGAGGGGTTGGCCGCCGTCGAGAAGGCGGCCGAGCGGGCGGACGTCGAGGTGGAGACTGAGGTTCGACGCGGCGAAGTCGACAGCGAGATCCTGGCCGCAGTGACCGACACCGACGCGGACGCCATCGTCATGGGAACCCACGGGCGGACGGGGCTGGACCGCGTTCTCCTCGGAAGCGTGACCGAACGCGTGGTCCGGGAGGCGACGGTCCCGGTGATCACGGTCCGGATGGTCGACGAGACGCCGGCGGTCGACACCCCGGGAGCGGCCATCGAGCGTGCGGAGGCCGCCCTCGCCGACGCCGGCCACGCACCGGTCGAACCGCTGGAGGAGCCCTACCGCGGGACGAGCGCGTGGATCGTCCCGTTCCGAGCCGAGGGCGGAGAGTTCAGGGTTCACATCGACGCCACGACCGGCAACACCCGGATCGCGCGAACTGACGACTGA
- a CDS encoding sensor domain-containing protein, with protein sequence MSTATPDRGGPLRRFLGAPFSPQTYSNLAYLALAFPLGMAYFIGITIGLTFGGALVIVWVGVPILLGTIAAATVIAGFEAALARRLVGTDAPAPASLRGFDPADIPRPGNGVIAAVVRFLLRPTTWTSLLLVLVKFVFGVVAFSALVAVGATVASALGAPLLYNQPGVTYQFGGYTVSTLETALAVSGVGVVGAFVGLHLLNWLAETGAAVTAALLDVADERSGPDGTTENREPADVDGTDDESA encoded by the coding sequence ATGTCCACCGCTACCCCCGACCGAGGCGGACCGCTCCGGCGGTTCCTCGGCGCTCCGTTCAGTCCGCAGACGTACAGCAACCTCGCGTACCTGGCGCTGGCGTTCCCGCTCGGGATGGCGTACTTCATCGGGATCACGATCGGCCTCACCTTCGGCGGTGCCCTCGTCATCGTCTGGGTCGGCGTCCCGATACTGCTGGGAACGATCGCCGCCGCGACCGTCATCGCCGGGTTCGAGGCGGCGCTGGCCCGGCGGCTGGTCGGCACCGACGCGCCCGCCCCGGCCTCCCTGCGGGGGTTCGACCCCGCCGATATCCCGCGTCCCGGCAACGGCGTCATCGCCGCCGTCGTCCGGTTCCTGCTACGGCCCACGACGTGGACGAGCCTCCTGCTCGTCCTCGTCAAGTTCGTCTTCGGCGTGGTCGCGTTCAGCGCGCTGGTCGCCGTCGGCGCGACGGTCGCGAGCGCGCTCGGCGCGCCGCTGCTGTACAACCAGCCCGGCGTCACGTACCAGTTCGGCGGCTACACGGTCTCGACGCTGGAGACCGCACTGGCCGTCAGCGGCGTCGGCGTCGTCGGCGCGTTCGTGGGGCTCCACCTGCTGAACTGGCTCGCCGAAACCGGTGCCGCCGTGACGGCCGCCCTCCTCGACGTCGCCGACGAACGGTCCGGCCCGGACGGAACAACCGAGAACCGGGAGCCGGCCGACGTCGACGGGACTGACGACGAGTCGGCGTAG
- a CDS encoding DUF7521 family protein encodes MISQSIADAATALTAVVGLYVAYLAFRGYRQNASPVMRALSAGVVCIAVVPFLVINVGGSVVSLTDAQALLAVLVSHTLGLVVIYATLRN; translated from the coding sequence ATGATATCCCAATCCATCGCCGACGCCGCGACAGCGCTCACCGCCGTCGTCGGGCTGTACGTCGCGTACCTCGCGTTCCGCGGGTACCGACAGAACGCCAGCCCGGTCATGCGGGCGCTGTCCGCGGGCGTCGTCTGCATCGCCGTCGTGCCGTTCCTCGTCATCAACGTCGGGGGGTCCGTGGTCAGCCTGACCGACGCCCAGGCCCTGCTCGCGGTGCTGGTCTCGCACACCCTCGGCCTGGTCGTGATCTACGCGACCCTCCGGAACTGA
- a CDS encoding DUF7521 family protein codes for MTGITPLTAAGALTRVVPAQVEVTGGSAAVAAAALVTFFVALALSVLVTYQCVRGYRQSRRRPMLFLAVGVFLLASAPMFLRLLLGNLHAVTPATRIFVVAVTELAGLLTILYVVYDP; via the coding sequence ATGACCGGGATCACACCACTCACGGCCGCTGGCGCGCTCACCCGGGTCGTCCCGGCACAGGTCGAGGTCACCGGCGGGTCGGCCGCCGTCGCCGCCGCGGCGCTCGTGACGTTCTTCGTCGCGCTGGCGCTGTCGGTGCTCGTCACGTACCAGTGCGTCCGGGGCTACCGGCAGTCCCGCCGGCGGCCGATGCTGTTCCTCGCGGTCGGCGTGTTCCTGCTCGCGAGCGCGCCGATGTTCCTGCGGCTCCTGCTCGGGAACCTCCACGCAGTCACGCCCGCGACGCGAATCTTCGTCGTCGCGGTGACCGAACTGGCCGGGCTGCTGACGATACTGTACGTGGTGTACGACCCATGA